One genomic window of Amyelois transitella isolate CPQ chromosome 8, ilAmyTran1.1, whole genome shotgun sequence includes the following:
- the LOC106135745 gene encoding circadian clock-controlled protein daywake, producing MHKMNLNALSCGVIFSFLFVFFPCGYTKLAPDYIHPCNDTSRPCLVKATQDAIPDFVKGIPNLGVPVLDPFVIEQLAIPLSGLKVTFHQGKVSGFRKCIVDDVISELEKRHFVLQFHCNLTIKGQYEAKGRILLFPIDGAGDAKVKLTNLRMKVNINTKYTKDSEGRNHFGLKDYRYTFDYGDRVTFDLKNLFKGNKELSETVLAFLNENWKTVAEEFGKPIVDYAVDLAIRTIEKFFIAVPYEELINVPIPL from the exons ATGcacaaaatgaatttaaatgcTCTCTCGTGTggtgttatttttagttttttatttgtgttttttccATGTGGATATACAAAGCTAGCAC ctgATTATATCCATCCTTGCAACGACACCAGCAGGCCATGCTTAGTAAAGGCCACACAAGACGCAATCCCAGATTTTGTCAAAGGGATCCCCAATCTTGGAGTACCAGTTTTAGACCCCTTTGTCATAGAACAACTGGCGATTCCCCTGAGTGGGCTTAAAGTTACATTTCATCAAGGAAAAGTCTCAGGCTTCAGAAAATGCATCGTTGATGAtgttat TTCAGAGCTAGAAAAGCGTCATTTTGTACTACAATTCCATTGCAACTTGACGATCAAGGGACAATATGAAGCTAAGGGAAGGATCCTGCTATTTCCTATTGATGGAGCAGGTGACGCCAAAGTTAAACTAA caAATTTGAGGATGAAAGTAAATATCAATACCAAGTACACCAAAGACAGCGAAGGGAGGAATCATTTTGGATTGAAAGACTACAGATACACTTTTGATTACGGCGATCGTGTCACGTTTGATCTCAAGAACCTATTCAAGGGAAACAAAGAGCTGA GTGAAACGGTTTTGGCTTTCCTCAATGAAAACTGGAAGACAGTAGCCGAAGAATTTGGCAAACCTATAGTAGACTATGCAGTGGACTTGGCTATCAGAACCATAGAGAAATTCTTCATAGCAGTACCTTACGAGGAACTAATTAATGTACCCATCccactataa